In a genomic window of Streptomyces roseoviridis:
- a CDS encoding MFS transporter: protein MPLALLALAIGAFGIGTTEFVIMGVLPQVAGDFGVTIPTAGWLVSGYALGVVIGAPLLTVLGTKISRKKMLMALMALFVVGNALSALAPTFGLMLAGRVVASLAHGAFFGIGSVVAADLVAPQKKASAISLMFMGLTVANIVGVPGGTSIGQAAGWRVTFLIVAALGVIGFLGVAKLVPEAGRPESVSVRREFAAFKNVQVWLAMAMTVLGYGGVFAAITYIAPMMTEVAGYTEGAVTWLLVLFGIGMFLGNLLGGRFADRALMPMLFTALAALTAALLLFTVTAHDKILAAITLSLIGALGFATVPPLQKWVLDQASAAPTLASAANIGAFNLGNALAAWLGGVVIAAGLGFTAPNWVGAILSGTALLLALLAARLDRRTRKAGHVVTGSATTEPAPATV from the coding sequence ATGCCTCTCGCGCTCTTGGCCCTGGCCATCGGGGCCTTCGGGATCGGCACCACCGAATTCGTGATCATGGGCGTGCTGCCCCAGGTCGCGGGAGACTTCGGCGTCACCATCCCCACCGCAGGCTGGCTCGTCTCCGGCTACGCCCTCGGCGTCGTCATCGGCGCCCCGCTGCTGACCGTCCTCGGCACCAAGATCTCCCGCAAGAAGATGCTCATGGCCCTCATGGCCCTCTTCGTCGTCGGGAACGCCCTCTCCGCGCTCGCCCCGACCTTCGGCCTCATGCTGGCCGGCCGGGTCGTCGCCTCCCTCGCGCACGGCGCGTTCTTCGGCATCGGCTCCGTCGTCGCCGCCGACCTCGTCGCCCCGCAGAAGAAGGCGTCCGCCATCTCCCTCATGTTCATGGGCCTGACCGTGGCCAACATCGTCGGCGTCCCCGGCGGCACCTCCATCGGACAGGCCGCGGGCTGGCGCGTCACCTTCCTCATCGTCGCCGCGCTCGGCGTCATCGGCTTCCTCGGCGTCGCCAAGCTCGTCCCCGAAGCCGGCCGCCCGGAGTCGGTGAGCGTGCGGCGCGAGTTCGCCGCCTTCAAGAACGTGCAGGTCTGGCTCGCCATGGCGATGACCGTCCTCGGCTACGGCGGTGTCTTCGCCGCGATCACCTACATCGCCCCGATGATGACCGAGGTCGCCGGCTACACCGAGGGCGCCGTCACCTGGCTGCTCGTCCTGTTCGGCATCGGGATGTTCCTCGGCAACCTGCTCGGCGGAAGGTTCGCCGACCGCGCCCTGATGCCGATGCTCTTCACCGCCCTGGCCGCCCTCACCGCCGCCCTGCTCCTGTTCACCGTGACCGCCCACGACAAGATCCTGGCCGCGATCACCCTCTCCCTGATCGGCGCCCTCGGCTTCGCGACCGTCCCGCCCCTGCAGAAGTGGGTCCTCGACCAGGCATCGGCCGCCCCCACCCTGGCCTCCGCCGCCAACATCGGCGCCTTCAACCTCGGCAACGCGCTCGCCGCCTGGCTCGGCGGTGTCGTCATCGCCGCCGGCCTCGGCTTCACCGCCCCCAACTGGGTCGGCGCGATCCTCTCCGGCACGGCACTGCTCCTCGCCCTCCTCGCGGCCCGCCTCGACCGCCGCACCCGCAAGGCCGGCCACGTCGTCACCGGATCCGCGACGACCGAGCCCGCCCCGGCGACCGTCTGA
- a CDS encoding MarR family winged helix-turn-helix transcriptional regulator codes for MTATDPALTALAQGWNALSLLHGRLEAPVERALRARHGLSVREYSLLDVLSRQHDGEGGHLQMKQVADAVVLSQSATTRLVTRLEDRGLLMRYLCPTDRRGIYTDVSDAGLTLLEEARPTNEATLREALAEAAGDERLAPLVRAVEAAGVPLTVPAA; via the coding sequence ATGACCGCGACCGACCCCGCACTGACCGCCCTGGCCCAGGGCTGGAACGCCCTCTCCCTGCTGCACGGGCGGCTCGAGGCCCCTGTCGAGCGCGCCCTGCGGGCCCGGCACGGCCTCAGCGTGCGGGAGTACTCCCTGCTGGACGTGCTCAGCCGTCAGCACGACGGTGAGGGCGGCCACCTCCAGATGAAGCAGGTCGCCGACGCCGTCGTCCTCAGCCAGAGCGCCACCACCCGCCTGGTGACCCGCCTGGAGGACCGCGGTCTGCTCATGCGCTACCTGTGCCCCACCGACCGGCGCGGCATCTACACCGACGTCTCCGACGCCGGCCTCACGCTGCTCGAAGAGGCCCGCCCGACGAACGAGGCGACCCTGCGCGAGGCCCTCGCCGAGGCGGCGGGCGACGAGCGGCTCGCGCCGCTGGTCCGGGCCGTCGAGGCCGCGGGCGTGCCGCTGACGGTCCCCGCGGCCTGA
- a CDS encoding VOC family protein yields the protein MAVSDTPMHLTQGAHVGISVSDLDASIAFYSALTGREPVARGTMDSERFGRTQGLPHAKLRYATINMDGLGIDLIQFQDPVGERTNGKANRPGSMHLCFKVDDFDAVYRRMKDAGYDFLGDDYTFIAGEVTPEAALGTRVAYFNDPDGTNLEIIEPKGGFAN from the coding sequence ATGGCCGTCTCCGACACGCCGATGCACCTGACCCAGGGTGCCCACGTGGGGATCTCGGTCTCCGATCTGGACGCCTCGATCGCGTTCTACTCGGCGCTGACGGGCCGTGAGCCCGTTGCTCGGGGAACCATGGACAGCGAGCGGTTCGGCCGCACGCAGGGGCTGCCGCACGCGAAGCTGCGGTACGCGACGATCAACATGGACGGGCTCGGCATCGACCTGATCCAGTTCCAGGACCCCGTGGGCGAGCGCACCAACGGCAAGGCGAACCGGCCCGGCTCCATGCACCTGTGCTTCAAGGTCGACGACTTCGACGCGGTGTACCGGCGCATGAAGGACGCCGGCTACGACTTCCTGGGCGACGACTACACGTTCATCGCCGGCGAGGTCACCCCGGAAGCCGCACTGGGCACGAGGGTCGCGTACTTCAACGACCCCGACGGCACCAATCTGGAGATCATCGAGCCCAAGGGCGGGTTCGCCAACTGA
- a CDS encoding aldo/keto reductase produces MSLKNILPGRLGFGTAPLGNMFRAIPDEEAAATVEAAWDHGIRFYDTAPFYGAGLAEERLGRVLAGKPRDAYVLSTKVGRVILDEHETDVPDFGEKGGLFEHGNPNKILHEWTADATERSIEGSLKRLGTDRLDIVWVHDIAQDFHGDAWLARFEEARTGAFRVLSRLRDEGVIKAWGLGVNKTEPIELTLALDEPRPDGFLLAGRYTLLDHEHALTRLLPMAQDQGVDMVVGGPYSSGILAGGTHFEYQQAPAEIIERVERLRALAQEHGVSIKAAALQFSLAHPAAAAVTPGATRPSRIAEDTAALNETVPAAFWTGLRAAGLVSPAAPLPNDA; encoded by the coding sequence ATGTCGCTCAAGAACATCCTTCCCGGCCGTCTCGGCTTCGGCACCGCCCCGCTCGGCAACATGTTCCGCGCGATCCCCGACGAAGAGGCAGCCGCCACCGTCGAGGCGGCCTGGGACCACGGCATCCGCTTCTACGACACCGCTCCCTTCTACGGCGCCGGCCTCGCCGAAGAGCGCCTGGGCCGGGTCCTCGCCGGCAAGCCCCGCGACGCGTACGTCCTGTCCACCAAGGTCGGCCGCGTCATCCTCGACGAACACGAGACCGACGTCCCCGACTTCGGCGAGAAGGGCGGCCTGTTCGAGCACGGCAACCCGAACAAGATCCTCCACGAGTGGACCGCCGACGCCACCGAGCGCTCCATCGAGGGCAGCCTCAAGCGCCTCGGCACCGACCGCCTCGACATCGTCTGGGTCCACGACATCGCGCAGGACTTCCACGGCGACGCCTGGCTCGCCAGGTTCGAGGAGGCCCGCACCGGCGCCTTCCGCGTCCTGTCCCGCCTGCGCGACGAGGGCGTCATCAAGGCGTGGGGCCTCGGCGTCAACAAGACCGAGCCGATCGAGCTGACCCTCGCCCTCGACGAGCCCCGGCCCGACGGCTTCCTGCTCGCCGGCCGCTACACCCTCCTCGACCACGAGCACGCCCTCACCCGCCTGCTCCCCATGGCCCAGGACCAGGGCGTCGACATGGTCGTCGGCGGCCCCTACAGCTCCGGCATCCTGGCCGGCGGCACCCACTTCGAGTACCAGCAGGCCCCGGCAGAGATCATCGAGCGCGTCGAAAGGCTCAGGGCCCTGGCCCAGGAGCACGGCGTCAGCATCAAGGCCGCCGCGCTGCAGTTCTCCCTCGCCCACCCGGCCGCCGCCGCGGTCACCCCCGGCGCCACCCGGCCCAGCCGCATCGCCGAGGACACCGCCGCCCTGAACGAGACCGTCCCGGCCGCGTTCTGGACCGGCCTGCGCGCCGCCGGCCTGGTCAGCCCGGCCGCCCCGCTCCCGAACGACGCCTGA
- a CDS encoding MazG-like family protein, which produces MTDTWPTIARLQEWLTAHQDLPPEQEILLRVLKLSEEVGETAQAVIGATGQNPRKGRSHTWRDVEAELCDVVITAMVALRTLNPDAAEVFAGHLRRVAERSLPAEVRPDRPPQEEAGGATGVTRDRPDR; this is translated from the coding sequence ATGACGGACACCTGGCCCACCATCGCCCGCCTCCAGGAATGGCTCACGGCCCATCAGGACCTCCCGCCGGAGCAGGAGATCCTGCTGCGGGTCCTCAAGCTCTCCGAGGAGGTCGGCGAGACGGCCCAGGCGGTGATCGGCGCGACGGGCCAGAACCCCCGCAAGGGCCGCAGCCACACCTGGCGGGACGTCGAGGCGGAGCTGTGCGACGTCGTCATCACGGCGATGGTGGCGCTGCGGACCCTGAATCCGGACGCGGCGGAGGTCTTCGCGGGCCACCTGCGCCGGGTGGCGGAACGGTCGCTCCCGGCGGAGGTGCGCCCCGACCGGCCGCCTCAGGAGGAGGCAGGAGGAGCCACGGGCGTCACCCGCGACCGGCCGGATCGGTAG